From one Maniola jurtina chromosome 5, ilManJurt1.1, whole genome shotgun sequence genomic stretch:
- the LOC123865094 gene encoding uncharacterized oxidoreductase SERP2049-like — MGFQDKVAIVTGASSGIGAAVAIALSAEGASVAIVGRNQAKLAATAARCANALVIQADVTNDDDAQRIIHQTVETFGKIDVLVNNAGNTRSASMFDENIMAAYDFTMNVNLRAVFRITSLAIPYLIKTKGNIVNVSSVSGHSTRLAMQTITYSVSKAALSHFSGCLAADLAPHGVRVNTVSPGHTVTDLLENSGFPGKWEDFAALTALGKVAAAQEVADLVLFIASDKAKSVTGSNYFCDNGFMIKRD; from the coding sequence ATGGGCTTCCAAGATAAAGTGGCTATAGTGACAGGCGCCAGTTCCGGGATCGGGGCTGCTGTGGCGATTGCGCTGAGCGCAGAAGGTGCCTCGGTGGCCATTGTTGGACGAAACCAGGCCAAGTTGGCCGCCACCGCCGCCCGCTGCGCCAACGCGCTGGTCATACAAGCCGACGTCACCAACGACGACGACGCCCAGAGGATCATACACCAGACGGTCGAAACATTTGGAAAAATAGATGTTTTAGTGAACAACGCGGGAAATACAAGGTCTGCAAGCATGTTCGACGAAAACATTATGGCGGCGTACGATTTCACCATGAACGTGAACCTTCGTGCCGTGTTCCGTATAACAAGCTTGGCTATTCCTTATTTGATTAAAACAAAAGGCAACATTGTTAATGTATCCAGTGTTAGTGGGCATAGCACACGGTTAGCCATGCAAACGATAACGTATTCCGTTTCCAAGGCGGCGCTGAGTCATTTCAGCGGATGCCTTGCGGCGGACTTGGCGCCTCATGGAGTGAGAGTGAACACAGTATCTCCAGGGCATACAGTAACTGATCTGTTAGAGAACAGCGGATTTCCTGGAAAGTGGGAGGACTTCGCAGCGCTTACAGCTCTCGGTAAAGTGGCGGCAGCTCAAGAAGTTGCAGATTTGGTTCTGTTTATCGCTAGTGATAAGGCGAAGTCCGTGACTGGGTCGAACTACTTTTGCGATAACGGCTTTATGATAAAGCGCGATTAG